One window of the Hyalangium minutum genome contains the following:
- a CDS encoding ATP-binding protein, whose translation MTLRHLSLRARLVLLVALLFAAFALFFLAFFPARMDAQAQHWMLGRAMGMAQLLASATEPALDFGDELNGQSHLQALRSTPEATFGLLLREDGTPLASWNAERAPDRPAALSEGARILGQDVVARVNIFTRGGQQGALLLGFSLAEMRRESQHTLRLATTVSALIFGFGLLAAFGLGTLLVRPLGHVTQVALRISEGENGALKELDLTRRDETGTLASALSRMLHRLYEQKALIESQSEASSEGILTVSETGALLAHNRRFLQLWNLSPERLKGNRLEELFQSLTPLVVEPEALRRLADLKREPSEGGTAELGLWDGRTLTAYRAPIQSQEGTRFGWGLYFQDITERLAQERLHAHNAELEQRVAERTEELARRLQQLREAQEQLIIADRRTSVGTLAAGVAHEVNNPLAYLTSNIRYVLSELPELQELLMPGCPPEARKRTEETWQEMNDALTEAAEGCSRVQRIVQGLKSFSQGDDDTRQAVEVPHCLETAIGIAGNELRHRARLVRAYQPLPFVEANEVQLAQVFLHLLINAAHAIEPGAADQNEIRISTWRGEDGHVRVSLSDTGSGMSPEVRSRLFTPFFTTKPVGVGTGLGLSVCQGIVTRLGGHIEVHSEPGRGSTFTVVLPSAPTPAARALPQVPVRAPSSSHGGHVLVVDDDPFVGNSVRRLLEREYDITVTSSAREALEHLRQGVTFDLILCDLMMPEMTGMDFYAELQRQYPSQAEGVLFFTGGAFTEATRDFIARQEGRVLPKPIEAHHLLEQLRLRMGPSPAASPPLASSLV comes from the coding sequence ATGACGCTCCGCCACCTCTCCCTGCGGGCCCGGCTGGTGCTCCTCGTCGCGCTCCTGTTCGCCGCGTTCGCCCTGTTCTTCCTGGCCTTCTTCCCAGCGCGCATGGATGCACAGGCCCAGCACTGGATGCTCGGCCGGGCCATGGGCATGGCCCAGCTTCTGGCCAGCGCCACCGAGCCCGCGCTCGACTTCGGGGATGAGCTCAACGGCCAGAGCCACCTCCAGGCGCTGCGCTCCACCCCGGAGGCCACCTTCGGCCTGCTCCTGCGCGAGGACGGTACCCCTCTGGCCAGCTGGAACGCGGAGCGCGCCCCGGACCGCCCGGCAGCGCTGTCTGAGGGCGCCCGCATCCTCGGCCAGGACGTGGTGGCCCGCGTCAACATCTTCACCCGGGGCGGCCAGCAAGGCGCGCTGCTGCTGGGCTTCAGCCTCGCGGAGATGCGGCGCGAGAGCCAACACACCCTGCGGCTGGCCACCACTGTCTCCGCGCTCATCTTCGGCTTCGGCCTGCTGGCGGCCTTCGGCCTGGGAACCCTGCTCGTCCGTCCGCTCGGGCACGTCACCCAGGTGGCGCTGCGCATCTCCGAGGGTGAAAACGGCGCCCTGAAGGAGCTGGACCTCACCCGGCGCGACGAGACGGGCACCCTGGCCTCCGCCCTGTCGCGCATGCTCCACCGGCTCTACGAGCAGAAGGCCCTCATCGAGTCCCAGAGCGAGGCCTCCTCCGAGGGCATCCTCACCGTCTCCGAGACCGGCGCGCTGCTGGCCCACAACCGGCGCTTCCTCCAGCTCTGGAACCTGTCCCCGGAGCGCCTCAAGGGGAACCGCCTGGAGGAGCTCTTCCAGAGCCTCACGCCGCTGGTGGTGGAGCCCGAGGCGCTGCGGCGCCTGGCGGACTTGAAGCGCGAGCCGTCCGAGGGAGGCACGGCCGAGCTCGGCCTGTGGGATGGGCGGACGCTCACCGCCTACCGGGCACCCATCCAGAGCCAGGAGGGGACTCGCTTCGGCTGGGGGCTCTACTTCCAGGACATCACCGAGCGGCTGGCCCAGGAGCGGCTCCACGCTCACAACGCCGAGCTCGAGCAGCGCGTCGCCGAGCGCACCGAGGAGCTCGCGCGGCGCCTGCAGCAACTGCGCGAGGCCCAGGAGCAGCTCATCATCGCGGACCGGCGCACCTCCGTCGGCACGCTCGCCGCGGGCGTGGCCCACGAGGTGAACAACCCGCTCGCCTACCTCACCTCCAACATCCGCTACGTGCTCAGCGAGCTGCCCGAGCTGCAGGAGCTGCTCATGCCCGGCTGCCCTCCCGAGGCCCGCAAGCGCACCGAGGAGACATGGCAGGAGATGAACGACGCGCTCACCGAGGCCGCCGAGGGGTGCTCACGCGTCCAGCGCATCGTCCAGGGGCTCAAGTCCTTCTCCCAGGGGGACGACGACACGCGCCAGGCGGTGGAGGTTCCGCATTGCCTGGAGACGGCCATCGGCATAGCGGGGAACGAGCTGCGCCACCGCGCCCGCCTGGTGCGCGCCTACCAGCCGCTGCCTTTCGTCGAGGCGAACGAGGTGCAGCTGGCCCAGGTCTTCCTCCACCTGCTCATCAACGCCGCCCATGCCATCGAGCCCGGTGCGGCGGACCAGAACGAGATCCGCATCAGCACCTGGCGCGGCGAGGACGGCCACGTACGGGTGAGCCTCTCCGATACCGGCAGCGGCATGTCCCCCGAGGTGCGCAGCCGCTTGTTCACCCCCTTCTTCACCACCAAGCCCGTGGGCGTGGGCACCGGGCTGGGGCTGTCCGTCTGCCAGGGCATCGTCACCCGGCTGGGCGGCCATATCGAGGTCCACAGCGAGCCAGGGCGCGGCAGCACCTTCACCGTTGTCCTGCCCTCGGCCCCCACACCCGCCGCTCGGGCGCTGCCCCAGGTACCGGTGCGTGCGCCGTCCTCCTCACATGGCGGCCACGTGCTCGTGGTGGATGATGATCCGTTCGTGGGGAACTCGGTGCGCCGGCTCCTCGAGCGCGAGTACGACATCACCGTGACCTCCAGCGCGCGCGAGGCCCTGGAGCACCTGCGCCAGGGGGTCACCTTCGATCTCATCCTGTGCGACTTGATGATGCCGGAGATGACCGGCATGGACTTCTACGCCGAGCTCCAGCGCCAGTACCCCTCCCAGGCCGAGGGAGTCCTCTTCTTCACCGGCGGGGCCTTCACGGAGGCGACCCGCGACTTCATCGCGCGGCAGGAGGGTCGCGTCCTGCCCAAGCCCATCGAGGCCCACCACCTGCTCGAGCAGCTCCGGCTCCGGATGGGGCCGAGCCCCGCAGCCTCCCCTCCCCTCGCCTCCTCCCTGGTATGA
- a CDS encoding YfiR family protein — protein MLVRVLAYDRRMGQHPPPLILAVAHRQGDATSESQGREFSNALELAARGRVISGRPLHVVRIGFSDSNQLQTELSEKHAVALYVCEGLESESERIAQVTRRLSVLSIAGHEKQITQGLAIGLERQGNTPVILIHLSAARAEGADLDAGLLSLSRLVEPRQEEP, from the coding sequence ATGTTGGTGCGAGTCCTGGCCTACGACCGGAGGATGGGACAGCACCCTCCTCCGCTCATCCTCGCCGTTGCCCACCGCCAAGGAGACGCGACGTCGGAGAGCCAGGGGCGCGAGTTCAGCAACGCGCTGGAGCTGGCGGCACGTGGGAGGGTCATCTCGGGGCGGCCCCTGCACGTGGTGCGCATTGGCTTCAGTGACAGCAATCAGCTCCAGACCGAGCTCTCCGAAAAGCACGCTGTGGCCCTCTATGTCTGTGAAGGGCTCGAATCCGAGTCCGAGCGCATCGCCCAGGTGACGCGGCGGCTCTCCGTCCTGTCCATCGCCGGCCACGAGAAGCAAATCACCCAGGGGCTGGCCATTGGCCTGGAACGCCAGGGAAACACCCCCGTCATCCTCATCCACCTGTCGGCCGCCCGGGCCGAGGGAGCGGACCTGGATGCGGGGCTGCTGAGCTTGTCCCGCCTCGTCGAGCCCCGCCAAGAGGAGCCCTGA
- a CDS encoding MXAN_6230/SCO0854 family RING domain-containing protein: MTSLTLDLPQATGTPAALLLRKTSRVFVPAVPHGKPSVQGREGVRALEADLLGLGYTLSGPLQDALAALPPDALAELGRFVFSTLAQMLGRDRAFVPLFTGFPHSVPQDSDSFFIQRMRVWLFQSPEQPCLQCGKVATVKALDPCAHAVCTSCFDPRQFNACPICHRRVSPGQPYFQPVAQPSTRRLHVLRQGRMTRLSLSTDLDSAARELLERLLSRATVLRPDELEVVGTLVFHLGLKVLGWLPPRIPVKETLAQVVGGLLRREPAAAADVLGGTAAHLKTATDFLRVLVAWAGGNPDLTVKVPLKSYPRSLRRAVLKALEALPLLNLTEDVHRHPGLWKAIAGQLHVFERWQEHPNVALAFATLRGTVVEPHSEFSHALLAQAREYRDSFLPQAVEGGLTIRFRSWSSQVEEALKRRDMNGVLRLLRQRPGELLRRLDHVARTALRDEQGVFHQRELVTSLEAVAPRAAPALLLTATAHLRRRHAPFARRVFFPKGEATHAWGTEDRRPLLPGDAIGELVGPLERELLRRAERLPTLPQAVLDEALADLLVPLAEKTASRALVAVPRGSVLDLPQGEHLRFFVHWTEPAGTRVDLDLSVALYDAKWWLVDLCDYTNLRLANDAAVHSGDITSGAPPLGGAEFLDVHAPALLKKGVRYAVPVIFSFNSVSFDRMQDAFAGFMVRDRKDGPHFDAREVEQRFDLQGNAKIAVPLIIDLEARKLRWVDVKVPADDLFHSVARARGDLAHLGKDTLAYFGTGARPTLWELACLHAAARTRTVHVRRRDGNVVVLTRAPDEDTRHFLWRLRRLEGARGVPRLTLQPAPAFFAGLSDEPALPQGSEGYALRFRHTEADQVRRLAAGDLVAALRP; encoded by the coding sequence GTGACTTCGCTCACGCTCGATCTGCCCCAAGCCACGGGGACCCCCGCGGCCCTGTTGCTGCGCAAGACATCGCGCGTCTTTGTCCCCGCCGTCCCCCACGGCAAGCCGTCGGTCCAAGGGCGCGAGGGCGTGCGCGCGCTCGAGGCGGACCTGCTCGGGCTGGGCTACACGCTCTCGGGTCCGCTCCAGGATGCGCTCGCCGCGCTCCCCCCGGATGCGCTCGCGGAGCTGGGCCGATTCGTCTTCTCCACACTTGCCCAGATGCTGGGCCGGGATCGGGCCTTCGTGCCCCTCTTCACCGGCTTTCCTCACAGCGTCCCGCAGGACTCCGATTCGTTCTTCATCCAGCGCATGCGGGTGTGGCTCTTCCAGTCGCCCGAGCAGCCCTGCCTCCAGTGCGGGAAGGTGGCCACGGTGAAGGCGCTCGATCCCTGCGCCCATGCCGTCTGCACGAGCTGCTTCGATCCACGCCAGTTCAACGCATGTCCCATCTGCCACCGGCGCGTCTCTCCCGGGCAGCCCTACTTCCAGCCGGTGGCTCAACCCTCCACGCGGCGGCTCCATGTGCTCCGGCAAGGGCGCATGACCCGGTTGTCGCTCTCCACGGACCTGGACTCCGCCGCGCGGGAGTTGCTGGAGCGGCTGCTCTCCCGCGCCACCGTCCTTCGTCCGGATGAGCTCGAGGTGGTGGGCACGCTCGTGTTCCACTTGGGCCTGAAGGTGCTCGGCTGGCTTCCGCCGCGGATCCCCGTGAAGGAGACGCTGGCCCAGGTCGTCGGTGGCCTGCTGCGGCGTGAGCCGGCCGCCGCGGCGGATGTGCTGGGGGGCACCGCCGCGCATTTGAAGACCGCGACGGACTTCCTCCGCGTGCTCGTCGCGTGGGCGGGTGGCAACCCAGACCTCACGGTCAAGGTGCCCCTCAAGAGCTACCCTCGCTCGCTGCGGCGCGCGGTGCTGAAGGCCCTGGAGGCGCTCCCGCTGCTGAACCTCACCGAGGATGTGCACCGCCACCCGGGCCTCTGGAAGGCCATTGCGGGCCAGCTCCACGTCTTCGAGCGCTGGCAAGAGCACCCGAACGTCGCCCTGGCCTTTGCCACCTTGCGCGGCACGGTGGTGGAGCCCCATAGCGAATTCAGCCATGCGCTGTTGGCCCAGGCCCGCGAGTACCGTGACTCTTTCCTGCCCCAGGCTGTGGAGGGAGGGCTCACGATCCGCTTCCGCTCGTGGAGTTCGCAGGTGGAGGAGGCGCTGAAGCGGCGGGACATGAACGGTGTGTTGCGGCTGCTGCGCCAGCGTCCCGGGGAGCTGCTGCGCAGGCTGGACCATGTGGCCCGCACGGCTCTCAGGGATGAACAAGGGGTCTTCCACCAGCGAGAACTCGTCACCAGCCTGGAGGCGGTGGCACCGCGCGCGGCGCCTGCGCTGCTCCTCACCGCCACTGCACATCTGCGCCGCCGACATGCCCCCTTCGCGCGGCGGGTGTTCTTCCCCAAGGGAGAGGCCACCCACGCCTGGGGCACCGAGGACCGGCGGCCGCTGCTGCCCGGGGACGCCATCGGCGAGCTCGTGGGTCCCCTGGAGCGCGAGCTGCTCCGGCGTGCGGAGCGGCTCCCCACATTGCCGCAGGCGGTGCTGGACGAGGCGCTCGCTGACCTGCTCGTGCCCCTCGCGGAGAAGACCGCGTCCCGAGCGCTCGTGGCGGTGCCTCGTGGGAGCGTGCTGGACCTGCCGCAAGGCGAGCACCTGCGCTTCTTCGTGCACTGGACGGAGCCCGCGGGGACGCGCGTGGATCTCGATCTGTCCGTGGCGCTCTACGACGCGAAGTGGTGGCTCGTCGATCTGTGCGACTACACGAACCTGCGCCTCGCGAACGACGCGGCCGTGCACTCGGGAGACATCACCTCGGGGGCTCCTCCTCTGGGAGGCGCCGAGTTCCTGGACGTGCACGCGCCGGCGCTGCTGAAGAAGGGCGTACGCTACGCGGTGCCGGTGATCTTCTCCTTCAACAGCGTGTCCTTTGACCGCATGCAGGATGCCTTCGCGGGCTTCATGGTGCGCGACAGAAAGGACGGTCCTCACTTCGATGCGCGCGAGGTCGAGCAGCGCTTCGACCTGCAGGGGAACGCGAAGATCGCCGTGCCGCTCATCATCGACCTCGAGGCACGCAAGCTGCGCTGGGTGGATGTGAAGGTGCCGGCCGACGACCTCTTCCACAGCGTCGCGCGCGCCCGGGGCGATCTTGCCCACTTGGGGAAGGACACCCTGGCCTACTTCGGGACGGGCGCGAGGCCGACCCTCTGGGAGCTGGCCTGTCTGCACGCGGCGGCGCGCACCCGCACGGTGCACGTGCGCCGCCGGGACGGGAACGTGGTGGTTCTCACCCGTGCACCCGACGAGGACACCCGCCACTTCCTCTGGAGGCTCCGCCGCCTGGAGGGCGCCCGTGGGGTGCCACGGCTGACACTTCAGCCCGCGCCCGCTTTCTTCGCGGGACTCTCGGACGAGCCCGCTCTGCCCCAGGGCAGCGAGGGCTATGCGCTCCGCTTCCGTCACACGGAGGCGGATCAGGTCAGGCGGCTCGCAGCGGGCGATCTCGTCGCGGCGCTGCGGCCCTAG
- a CDS encoding FAD-binding oxidoreductase encodes MHLESAPAERWLEEPSTHDALHTVKRQRIARQLRERKSTRPLSLKKKTPPHQVPKRDDPRRTDEKIDLSDLDQILEIDPIGRTCTAEPAVTFDEVVRATMRYGLVPVIVPEHKTITLGGSVAGCSIESMSFKYGGFHDTCLEYELITAKGVVLRCSPTENPLVFQMLHGSFGTLGILSKLKFKLVPAAPYVHVTYETYATLEAFHQAIWRHFTAQDADYLDGQIFSPTKHVLCVGRFTERAPYTSRYDWLKAYCESIPQRAADYLTTYDYLFRYNRGVTRVKPRSLVGRALFGKLVHSDSVLRTADRFHRFLPKKNPSVIVDVFVPFSRTAEFMDWYHREMHFYPVWCVPYRRMRNYEWLTPRWWAGVKDPLFLDLAVYGMKQQPGRNLYKEFEDELREINGTKTLISYNYYDEQTFWSIWNRETYQAVKQLTDPNNLFRDLYTKTCRAALGLKEQRPSSGPTVH; translated from the coding sequence ATGCATCTGGAGTCGGCACCGGCAGAGCGCTGGCTGGAGGAGCCCTCGACGCACGATGCGCTGCACACGGTGAAGCGCCAGCGCATCGCGCGGCAACTGCGAGAGCGAAAGAGCACGCGCCCCCTCTCCCTCAAGAAGAAGACGCCGCCGCACCAGGTCCCCAAGCGCGATGACCCGCGGCGCACCGATGAGAAGATCGACCTGAGCGACCTCGATCAGATCCTTGAGATTGATCCCATCGGGCGCACGTGCACGGCGGAGCCTGCGGTGACCTTCGACGAGGTGGTCCGCGCGACGATGCGCTATGGGCTGGTGCCCGTCATCGTCCCCGAGCACAAGACCATCACGCTGGGGGGCTCGGTCGCGGGCTGCTCCATCGAGTCCATGTCCTTCAAGTACGGGGGCTTCCACGACACGTGCCTGGAGTACGAGCTCATCACCGCGAAGGGAGTCGTGCTGCGCTGCTCCCCCACGGAGAACCCGCTCGTGTTCCAGATGCTCCACGGCTCGTTCGGGACGCTGGGCATCCTGTCGAAGCTGAAGTTCAAGCTGGTGCCGGCGGCGCCGTACGTGCACGTGACGTATGAGACCTACGCCACGCTCGAGGCCTTCCATCAGGCCATCTGGCGTCACTTCACCGCGCAGGACGCGGACTATCTGGACGGGCAGATCTTCTCGCCGACGAAGCACGTGCTGTGCGTGGGCCGCTTCACGGAGCGGGCGCCGTACACGAGCCGCTACGACTGGCTCAAAGCGTACTGCGAGAGCATCCCCCAGCGCGCCGCGGACTACCTCACGACCTACGACTACCTGTTCCGGTACAACCGGGGCGTGACGCGCGTCAAGCCACGCAGCCTCGTGGGCCGGGCGCTGTTCGGCAAGCTGGTGCACTCGGACAGCGTGCTGAGGACCGCGGACCGGTTCCATCGCTTCCTGCCGAAGAAGAACCCTTCCGTCATCGTGGACGTGTTCGTGCCGTTCTCGCGCACGGCCGAGTTCATGGACTGGTACCACCGCGAGATGCACTTCTACCCGGTGTGGTGCGTGCCCTACCGGCGCATGCGGAACTACGAGTGGCTCACGCCCCGCTGGTGGGCCGGCGTGAAGGATCCGCTGTTCCTGGACCTCGCGGTGTACGGGATGAAGCAGCAGCCGGGCCGCAACCTCTATAAGGAGTTCGAGGACGAGCTGCGAGAGATCAACGGCACCAAGACGCTCATCTCGTACAACTACTACGACGAGCAGACGTTCTGGAGCATCTGGAACCGGGAGACGTACCAGGCGGTGAAGCAGCTCACCGACCCGAACAACCTCTTCCGAGACCTGTACACGAAGACGTGCCGGGCGGCGCTCGGGCTCAAAGAGCAGAGGCCCAGCTCCGGGCCCACGGTGCACTGA
- a CDS encoding carboxypeptidase regulatory-like domain-containing protein → MRKLIIAAAILVVGGLALFVLLDSETSGDTPVASPAGSEQPSSQPAATAKRAGTVLQPETPEDVGAKGTASAGSTPSLAQAPSEEDGVLEVEVLAGDRPVPGASARLYWRGARDPRLGEVSWRLASSGSTDAQGRVKLASRPGGYMLAVRAQGSALLLRDVVRPYGEALTHLRVTLEVPQTLTGRTVEQGTQEPLPLVELVLTAQGPSLAPWQRAEAPAEERVYASSDERGQFRVDGLAPGTYQLEARAPGHARTVQRNVRVPASGPLTVALQAAGVIEGFVVDSQGQPAADAEVQVGGRSPQAVTTGQGGGFSLEVEPGAHLLSARRGEEAGSLEKPLTVKAGQTVRDVRLRLGKGSVLEGRVVARATGAPIVGANLSVSPTGGAGDSGQAVTDSTGHFSVGGLAPGSYDLGVSAPGFSSLSRRGLTVTTGERFPLELSLTGTGVVEGRVKDSAGQPVVGARVEGGSRWGGSLGNTMAESRTDAEGRYRLEGLAAETVDITARREGEALGTSQQVEVREGGTSQLDFTLQDTGTVEGVVRAARGALPSEPMVVMASRRGGMFFSINGSGIGRAEVDAAGSFRMTLPPGRYNLQPQLTARRSFMSTGGSQVQVEAGKTVRAELTWQDNEASGEGVRGVVLEPEGAPSPGAFVTVALEGGMPGMRMMAPTDDEGRFFVSMPSMGTAGASHRFHVSARNGGRAGEALGVKLGEQEVVVKLRPGGAVRGQVVRSSGAAVQGFTLTVQPQGSERMGWGTRTWEFPGDRFELRDVPAESLKLVARTADGAGGEALSSPSTGAVSEVEITLRPTGTIRGRVVLEATKEPVGGALIFLEGERRPGADVPTSSDGRFTLEGVSAGEHELLIVPGGMRTPERKKVTLSEGQVLDLGDVVLSPPRTPPGSVGLIVEPQGSQVAISELMPGSPAGSAGLQVGDVLVEVDGSPITAPQEAFMRLRGAPGSPVVIKVRRAGAEKSFTVTRAP, encoded by the coding sequence ATGCGCAAGCTCATCATCGCGGCAGCGATTCTGGTGGTCGGGGGATTGGCGCTCTTCGTTCTCCTGGACTCGGAGACCTCTGGGGATACCCCTGTGGCCTCGCCTGCGGGCTCCGAGCAGCCCTCGTCACAGCCCGCAGCCACGGCGAAGCGGGCGGGCACGGTGCTGCAGCCGGAGACCCCGGAGGATGTGGGCGCGAAAGGCACCGCCAGCGCGGGCAGCACGCCGTCTCTGGCCCAGGCGCCCTCGGAAGAGGATGGAGTGCTGGAGGTCGAGGTGCTCGCGGGCGATCGGCCCGTGCCCGGCGCCAGCGCACGGCTGTATTGGCGAGGCGCTCGTGATCCCAGGCTCGGGGAGGTGTCCTGGCGATTGGCCAGCTCTGGCAGCACGGACGCCCAAGGGCGCGTGAAGCTCGCGTCGAGGCCCGGTGGATACATGCTCGCAGTGCGCGCTCAAGGTTCCGCGCTGCTGCTCCGCGACGTGGTGCGCCCCTATGGCGAAGCGCTCACGCATCTTCGCGTCACGCTGGAGGTACCGCAGACCCTCACCGGCCGCACGGTGGAGCAGGGCACCCAGGAGCCGCTGCCCCTCGTGGAGCTTGTCCTCACGGCTCAAGGGCCCTCGCTCGCGCCCTGGCAGCGCGCCGAGGCTCCCGCCGAGGAGCGTGTGTACGCGTCGAGCGATGAGCGCGGCCAGTTCCGTGTCGACGGGCTGGCTCCAGGCACTTACCAACTTGAGGCGCGAGCCCCAGGCCACGCTCGGACGGTGCAGCGCAACGTGCGAGTCCCTGCCTCGGGGCCGCTCACGGTGGCCCTCCAGGCCGCTGGCGTCATCGAGGGCTTCGTCGTCGACTCCCAGGGCCAGCCCGCCGCGGACGCCGAGGTGCAGGTGGGCGGACGCTCGCCCCAGGCCGTCACTACGGGGCAAGGCGGTGGTTTCTCTCTCGAGGTGGAGCCTGGGGCCCACCTCCTCTCCGCGCGGCGGGGAGAGGAGGCCGGCTCGCTGGAGAAGCCCCTCACCGTGAAGGCGGGGCAGACGGTGAGGGATGTGCGGCTGCGCCTCGGGAAGGGCTCGGTGCTGGAGGGGCGCGTGGTGGCCCGCGCCACGGGGGCTCCGATCGTGGGCGCCAACCTCTCGGTCAGCCCCACGGGCGGCGCGGGAGACTCGGGGCAGGCGGTGACGGACAGCACGGGCCACTTCTCCGTCGGAGGGCTGGCCCCCGGCAGCTATGATCTCGGAGTCAGCGCTCCAGGCTTCTCTTCGCTCTCTCGCCGGGGGCTGACGGTGACCACGGGCGAGCGCTTCCCGCTGGAGCTCTCGCTCACGGGCACGGGTGTGGTGGAGGGGCGCGTGAAGGACAGCGCCGGACAGCCGGTGGTCGGCGCGCGGGTGGAGGGAGGATCGCGCTGGGGCGGCTCGCTGGGCAACACGATGGCCGAGTCCCGCACTGATGCCGAGGGACGCTACCGGCTGGAGGGGCTCGCCGCGGAGACCGTCGATATCACGGCCCGGAGGGAGGGCGAGGCGCTGGGAACCAGCCAGCAGGTGGAGGTGCGTGAGGGCGGCACGTCGCAGCTGGACTTCACGCTGCAGGACACCGGCACCGTGGAAGGGGTGGTGCGGGCTGCTCGCGGTGCGCTTCCCTCCGAGCCGATGGTCGTCATGGCGTCCCGGCGAGGGGGCATGTTCTTCAGCATCAACGGTTCCGGGATCGGCCGGGCGGAGGTGGATGCGGCGGGCAGCTTCCGGATGACGCTCCCGCCGGGCCGGTACAACCTGCAGCCGCAGCTCACGGCGCGCCGGAGCTTCATGAGCACCGGTGGGTCCCAGGTGCAGGTGGAGGCGGGGAAAACTGTCCGGGCCGAGCTGACCTGGCAGGACAATGAGGCCTCGGGGGAAGGAGTGCGGGGCGTGGTTCTCGAGCCCGAGGGTGCTCCCTCACCGGGCGCCTTCGTCACGGTGGCTTTGGAAGGAGGCATGCCGGGCATGCGCATGATGGCTCCCACGGACGATGAGGGGCGCTTCTTCGTCAGCATGCCTTCGATGGGGACCGCCGGTGCTTCACATCGCTTCCATGTGAGCGCGCGCAACGGGGGACGCGCAGGCGAGGCGCTCGGGGTGAAGCTGGGCGAGCAGGAGGTGGTGGTGAAGCTGCGGCCCGGAGGCGCGGTGCGAGGCCAGGTGGTGCGCTCCAGCGGCGCGGCCGTGCAAGGCTTCACCCTGACGGTCCAGCCCCAGGGTTCGGAGCGCATGGGGTGGGGCACTCGCACCTGGGAGTTCCCGGGCGATCGCTTCGAGCTGAGGGATGTGCCCGCCGAGTCCCTCAAGCTGGTGGCTCGGACGGCGGACGGCGCGGGCGGAGAAGCCTTGTCGTCCCCCTCCACGGGGGCTGTGTCCGAGGTGGAGATCACCCTGCGGCCCACGGGCACGATTCGAGGCCGCGTGGTGTTGGAGGCCACGAAGGAGCCCGTCGGTGGGGCGCTGATCTTCCTTGAAGGAGAGCGTCGGCCCGGAGCGGATGTGCCCACGTCGAGCGATGGCCGCTTCACCCTGGAGGGCGTGTCCGCGGGCGAGCACGAGCTGCTCATCGTTCCGGGCGGCATGCGGACGCCCGAGCGCAAGAAGGTGACGTTGAGCGAGGGTCAGGTGCTGGACCTGGGGGACGTCGTGCTGAGCCCTCCTCGGACGCCTCCTGGCTCCGTGGGGTTGATTGTGGAGCCACAGGGCAGCCAGGTCGCCATCTCCGAGCTGATGCCCGGGAGCCCCGCGGGGAGCGCGGGGCTGCAGGTGGGGGACGTGCTGGTGGAGGTGGATGGCTCGCCCATCACAGCGCCTCAAGAGGCCTTCATGAGGCTCCGGGGAGCGCCGGGATCGCCTGTGGTCATCAAGGTGCGGCGCGCGGGTGCGGAGAAGTCTTTCACCGTCACCCGCGCGCCCTGA